Below is a genomic region from Rosa chinensis cultivar Old Blush chromosome 5, RchiOBHm-V2, whole genome shotgun sequence.
ATTCTGTATAACTATGCCCTCCAAGACTTCCAATGCTAATTCCATGTCCGGGACCGCAAAAGACATTAGAAATGTGGATTTTTTGACTTCCCGATACAATTCCTATACAATCATCGCCGGTCTCAATGATCGTTCGTCTAATTCTGATGCGGTATGAGTTTCCAATTTTTATGCCATCGGTGTTTGGACTGTCCTCAGGAGCTGATATTCTAATGTTTCCGAAGTCTATCTTCTGGCATCCATGAaccttgaaatgaccattttggcTGTTGAATGATCTTAAGTGATGAACACTTGCATTTGTTACGAAGTCGAAAGTCATTGACTGATCATCACAAGAAGATCGATGTTAAAATGTGATCACATCCATGAAATTATCTATACTACTTATAACTGCCCACCACTCCCTATCCCACCACTAGGGGGTGTGGTATTTTAAGTAATAGTGAAGAAAAAGATCCATTTTTATCGACCATAAAACAAACACCTGCACTTTGTATATAAACAATGATAAATGTTTTGGCCCTAATCGCTTTGCTGATGAAAAACAATGCTCGATCATTATAGTAACAAATTTGAAAGAATAGGCAACCTCTCTGTATTTTAAGGATGCAAATGTAAGTAATGTAATACAAATGGCATTATATGAGATGAACTTTAAATGCTGTACGTTTTCAGATTAGAATCCTTTgttatgaaactgtaaaaactTACAGTTGGGAGAGCTTTGCATACGGGATTAGTTTTGCAATCGTTAAGAGACCAAACCGAGGATCCTTGGCCGTCCAGCGTACCTCCCCCGGCTACAGTTAATTGTTCAATGTTCCGAAAGCTTATCCAATTTTCAGAACTCAATGCTGATGGACTAGTAGAAGCCAACAAAGTTCCCTTGATTACAAAGGCCATGTTACCCTTGCATGGACCTGAGAATATAACTGGGAACAACTTGAAT
It encodes:
- the LOC112201391 gene encoding exopolygalacturonase — its product is MVFNVMRYGAIEGGRTDNSQAFLKAWIEACKWDGRAKVVIPPGTFKLFPVIFSGPCKGNMAFVIKGTLLASTSPSALSSENWISFRNIEQLTVAGGGTLDGQGSSVWSLNDCKTNPVCKALPTSMTFDFVTNASVHHLRSFNSQNGHFKVHGCQKIDFGNIRISAPEDSPNTDGIKIGNSYRIRIRRTIIETGDDCIGIVSGSQKIHISNVFCGPGHGISIGSLGGHSYTEYDVEGIFVKNSVFKKTDNGLRIKTWARDSPKPLKASNIVYEDINMIDVRNPIVIDQQYCPNNQCNQQATSSNVQISDVTFRNIWGTSSSQEAVTLKCSKSKPCKNIVMENIKLPHTDSKGAATTSICNNVIGNSYGSHIPPSCI